Proteins encoded by one window of Deinococcus yavapaiensis KR-236:
- a CDS encoding dynamin family protein, with protein sequence MLVSNTVSDLLARERVLLADVLAFLESQGSPPETMEHARSAIANLDEVFLLVVVGEFNAGKSSFLNALLGQDVLPEGVTPTTDRIYVLTHGERGEPQATADPFVVRLKVPLENLQNIALVDTPGTNAIIRQHQTLTEGFLPRADLVLFLTSADRPFTESERQFLTLAQRWGRSVILIVNKADLLEADVQREQVRIFVQQGARGVLGLAPPVYLVSARREQRGGDEGFARLRADLEARLSDAERARLKLQSPLSVVRELLAGEERRANAARETLRQDAETLRDLEAQRERHRDTMLGELDGQLNRLNRLLSEFENRADKFIDEHLRLSKVRSLLNSRQLEDKFREEAVRDLPEAIERQFESMIDRFVEANLHFWEDVQAFLVRRAPQRDVARTRFSYDRTSLIEGIAGSAQQHLQDVTSEQLAKQLSQDAEDAMKGVIGFGAGGLTLGALTVAIVGGTLADLTGVLAGLTLTGLGLFVLPAKRLQALRQLRVKVGQLRVALEEIVRREYEHEQARADTRLGDAVKPYTRFTELETKRLQDASNRSAELRARLEALGSEVDALK encoded by the coding sequence ATGCTCGTCTCGAACACCGTGTCGGACCTTCTTGCCCGTGAGCGGGTGCTGCTCGCCGACGTCCTCGCGTTCTTGGAGTCGCAAGGATCGCCGCCCGAGACGATGGAGCACGCCCGAAGTGCCATCGCGAACCTCGACGAGGTTTTTTTGCTCGTGGTGGTGGGCGAGTTCAACGCGGGCAAATCGAGCTTCCTCAACGCGTTGCTCGGTCAGGACGTGCTTCCCGAGGGCGTGACGCCCACGACCGACCGCATCTACGTGCTGACGCATGGAGAGCGCGGCGAACCTCAGGCGACGGCCGATCCGTTCGTGGTGCGCTTGAAAGTGCCCTTGGAGAACTTGCAGAACATCGCTCTCGTGGACACGCCGGGCACCAACGCCATCATTCGGCAGCACCAAACGCTCACCGAGGGGTTTTTGCCAAGGGCGGACCTCGTGCTGTTCCTGACGAGCGCGGACCGTCCGTTCACCGAGTCGGAGCGGCAGTTCCTGACGCTGGCGCAGCGCTGGGGACGCTCGGTGATCCTGATCGTGAACAAGGCGGACTTGTTGGAGGCGGACGTGCAGCGCGAGCAAGTCCGCATCTTCGTGCAGCAAGGCGCGCGTGGCGTGCTGGGTCTCGCGCCGCCCGTGTACCTCGTGAGCGCTCGGCGCGAGCAGCGCGGCGGAGACGAAGGCTTCGCGCGGCTGCGGGCCGATTTGGAGGCCCGTCTCAGCGATGCCGAGCGGGCGCGCCTGAAGCTGCAAAGCCCCTTGAGCGTCGTGCGTGAGTTGCTCGCGGGCGAGGAGCGCCGAGCGAACGCGGCGCGCGAGACGCTGCGGCAAGACGCGGAAACTCTGCGAGACCTCGAGGCGCAGCGCGAACGGCACCGCGACACGATGCTGGGCGAGCTGGACGGGCAGCTCAACCGCCTGAACCGCTTGCTGAGCGAATTCGAGAATCGCGCGGACAAGTTCATCGACGAGCACCTGCGTCTCTCCAAGGTGAGGTCGCTGTTGAACTCGCGGCAACTGGAGGACAAGTTCCGCGAGGAAGCCGTGCGCGACCTACCAGAGGCGATCGAGCGGCAATTCGAGTCGATGATCGACCGGTTCGTGGAGGCCAACTTGCACTTCTGGGAAGACGTGCAGGCGTTCTTGGTGCGCCGCGCGCCGCAGCGGGACGTGGCGAGGACGCGCTTCTCGTACGACCGGACGTCGCTGATCGAAGGCATCGCGGGAAGCGCGCAGCAGCACTTGCAGGACGTGACAAGCGAGCAACTCGCCAAGCAACTCTCGCAGGACGCCGAGGACGCGATGAAAGGCGTGATCGGCTTCGGAGCGGGCGGGTTGACGCTCGGGGCCCTCACCGTCGCGATCGTCGGGGGAACCTTGGCGGATTTGACGGGTGTCCTCGCGGGACTCACGCTCACCGGGCTGGGCTTGTTCGTGTTGCCCGCCAAGCGTTTGCAGGCCTTGCGGCAGTTGCGCGTGAAAGTCGGGCAGTTGCGTGTGGCGCTCGAAGAAATCGTGCGGCGCGAGTACGAACACGAGCAGGCGCGGGCCGATACGCGTCTGGGTGACGCGGTGAAGCCGTACACCCGCTTCACGGAACTCGAGACGAAGAGACTCCAAGACGCCTCGAATCGCTCGGCGGAATTGCGCGCCCGCCTCGAAGCCCTCGGCAGCGAAGTCGACGCGCTGAAGTGA
- a CDS encoding NAD(P)/FAD-dependent oxidoreductase: MTSPAPSSGRVFAHVGQPFEERAYDVVVLGGGRMGLAAAFYLRTFQPDARVLIVERGGIPSEGGLTGVARGVWTALDLPSAWKARARWTRGVWRDPASETGVRRPHDPPFHEVGVAALSEHGEDAARFLARLPQEHRILATTLLDFERIGGAVFDDTGGYGSATTLALSYGYGAVRLGADLLLNTEARLTNAGVEVRRLDITSTMQIVVAETHNVTASHVVVAVGSEGPALLEHDLGVVTTHGRAYVQFPRLELTAPSDFPVLRRSGFTLRPGEGGLRVLPPVRGADPAGYEPVGGRLVGVPVGVRREVIDDLLVALPDVPAFESDKLDLGKAALDVPGAWEARPIGGWPVWERVSKNVSLLLGGPEADRVGLSVALDFAATLSGARGRPWEDRA, encoded by the coding sequence ATGACGAGCCCTGCTCCGAGCTCGGGACGCGTGTTCGCACACGTCGGTCAACCGTTCGAAGAGCGCGCGTACGACGTCGTCGTGCTCGGCGGCGGACGCATGGGACTCGCCGCCGCCTTCTACCTTCGGACCTTCCAACCCGACGCGCGCGTGTTGATCGTGGAGAGGGGCGGCATTCCGAGCGAAGGAGGCCTGACAGGCGTCGCCCGCGGCGTCTGGACCGCCCTCGACTTGCCCTCCGCCTGGAAAGCGAGGGCGCGTTGGACGCGCGGCGTATGGCGTGATCCGGCCAGCGAGACGGGCGTGCGCCGCCCCCACGATCCACCTTTCCACGAGGTCGGCGTGGCAGCCCTGTCCGAGCACGGCGAGGACGCCGCGCGGTTCCTGGCGCGCCTGCCGCAAGAGCACCGAATCCTCGCGACGACCTTGCTGGACTTCGAGCGAATCGGAGGCGCCGTCTTCGACGACACCGGCGGGTATGGAAGCGCCACGACCCTCGCCTTGTCGTACGGGTACGGCGCGGTGCGGCTCGGCGCGGACTTGCTGCTCAACACCGAGGCGCGTCTCACGAACGCAGGGGTGGAGGTGCGACGCCTCGACATCACCTCCACGATGCAGATCGTCGTCGCCGAGACGCACAACGTCACCGCCTCGCACGTCGTCGTGGCGGTCGGCAGCGAGGGGCCCGCCTTGCTGGAGCACGACCTCGGAGTCGTGACGACCCACGGGCGAGCGTACGTGCAGTTTCCGAGATTGGAACTTACCGCGCCGAGCGACTTCCCGGTGCTGCGTAGAAGCGGCTTCACATTGCGCCCCGGCGAGGGAGGACTGCGCGTCCTGCCGCCCGTTCGAGGCGCGGATCCCGCCGGCTACGAACCGGTGGGCGGTCGCCTCGTGGGTGTGCCCGTCGGCGTTCGCCGCGAAGTCATCGACGACCTGCTCGTCGCTTTGCCGGACGTGCCGGCCTTCGAAAGCGACAAGCTCGACCTCGGCAAGGCGGCGCTCGACGTTCCCGGCGCGTGGGAAGCTCGGCCGATCGGCGGTTGGCCCGTGTGGGAGCGCGTGTCGAAGAACGTGTCCCTGCTGCTCGGCGGTCCGGAAGCGGACCGCGTCGGGCTCAGCGTCGCCTTGGACTTCGCGGCGACCTTGTCGGGCGCGCGCGGGCGACCGTGGGAAGACCGTGCATAA
- a CDS encoding SpoIID/LytB domain-containing protein: MRALALLLALTGAADAVNVRVLVASAPTVRVRVPIDTSSAYQGTSPSTPTFAEWIVGVKGNRLTLSGQDSGSDSLYLPPATNSVVMIGNADYRGGVQLRAANGKVEAVNVLPIDDYLRGVVPSEMPSSWPLEALKAQAVVARTYAISRLSPRAAYDLCATEQCQVYGGLAKETPSASAAVDATRGQVVSFGNTVARTYFSSDSGGFTASASEVWGMDLPYLVAQPDPASRGPKSAWTLSLPLSNVANIAGRYGVRAGALSSVAITKASVSGRPTEITFTGANGTARLTGAEAGGFVRALGAFSTRVVFGGTDPLIVSGAGNGHGVGLSQYGAQGLANLNWNHLQILGFYFPGAAMSALQEAAGQVAPSLGEAATLPRPSPDTLAALVGQPAD; the protein is encoded by the coding sequence ATGCGTGCCCTTGCCTTGCTCCTCGCGCTCACCGGCGCCGCCGACGCCGTGAACGTTCGAGTGCTCGTCGCCTCGGCGCCGACCGTGCGCGTTCGCGTTCCCATCGACACCTCCTCAGCCTACCAGGGGACGTCGCCGAGTACCCCCACGTTCGCCGAGTGGATCGTCGGCGTGAAAGGCAACCGCCTCACGCTCTCGGGTCAAGACAGCGGCTCGGACAGCTTGTACCTGCCGCCCGCCACGAACTCCGTCGTCATGATCGGCAACGCCGATTACCGTGGCGGCGTGCAACTGCGCGCCGCGAACGGCAAGGTGGAGGCCGTCAACGTCTTGCCCATCGACGACTACCTGCGCGGCGTCGTTCCGTCGGAGATGCCGTCTTCCTGGCCGCTCGAAGCCCTCAAGGCCCAAGCGGTCGTCGCGCGCACGTACGCCATCTCGCGCCTGTCGCCGCGCGCCGCGTACGATTTGTGCGCGACCGAGCAGTGCCAAGTGTACGGCGGTCTCGCCAAGGAGACGCCGTCGGCGAGCGCCGCCGTCGATGCGACGCGCGGGCAAGTCGTTTCCTTCGGCAACACGGTCGCGCGCACGTACTTCTCCAGCGACTCGGGCGGTTTCACGGCGAGCGCTTCGGAAGTGTGGGGCATGGACCTTCCGTACCTCGTTGCGCAACCCGATCCGGCCTCACGAGGCCCAAAGAGCGCGTGGACGCTCTCCTTGCCGCTCTCGAACGTCGCGAACATCGCCGGGCGCTACGGCGTGCGGGCGGGCGCCTTGTCGAGCGTCGCCATCACGAAGGCGAGCGTGTCGGGCCGCCCCACCGAGATCACCTTCACGGGCGCGAACGGCACGGCGCGGCTCACGGGCGCGGAAGCGGGCGGGTTCGTGCGGGCGCTCGGAGCGTTCTCCACGCGCGTCGTCTTCGGCGGCACCGATCCGTTGATCGTGTCGGGCGCGGGCAACGGGCACGGCGTCGGGCTCTCGCAGTACGGAGCCCAAGGCCTCGCGAACCTCAACTGGAACCACCTGCAAATTCTGGGCTTCTACTTCCCGGGCGCCGCGATGAGCGCCTTGCAGGAAGCGGCGGGGCAAGTCGCGCCGTCGCTCGGCGAGGCGGCGACGTTGCCGCGTCCATCTCCCGACACGCTGGCCGCCCTCGTCGGCCAGCCCGCCGATTGA
- a CDS encoding LPS-assembly protein LptD: MRRSLAFSLLALLGSALLPALARTVEIVSADRLEVRRDDGQEIVVISGENVQLKIDRESITATRVEFNRTKRTLTLVGRGTYRSFVQDASGRESEQVLSGENLVVDLATQDLAGEDVIVSTANLEIRGEDVERVPGQLSVRDGYFTPCAKCGRTPNDYGVRAQQVFLYPGDRIVAYGATLLLADAPVAYLPALVLFLNDPDRQPRISFGQSDVDGFTARLDLPFVIGTTAQGFTLLRYYGNRTPRFGLGVDMTAYDLPLGLQRLDLYALANPKPTADSEDGYDIDFRVRGRGLLDADFTKSGVSYTFEATRSDSLTLSNATVPADGIANVDVTAKAEVGDFDFSVRYLDRFGPEPTGAALPTVLRRPELDIQYDGYKAGDFSADFGVTVGNYRGAVREGSQLARQGIFNVSAGRLAETHTLSFSAKPWDGTQLNLSNSYSGQFYSTGQRVVSYTVGAGLTQSFGTNYSASLNYVYTRDEGVGPFSTSIFPSYPVRRLSSVLTASVNGRPTSNLSFGVSQAYDFFKERDSQTPTRFTVNLTPTPGFPVSLNGTLEYDAFEQSVQRWTLNSTIGGTGVTNRGFSVSFDTGYDIRGGFSPLNTTLAYVADTGDTASFRATYDLNDHELDTIQTKLKATSTYDAILNPVSLDVDLTFGVSNPQYTGTQSVTWRDVTFSSQQNFLLPDAKVEPGQDNANGKCPPNASSSLEGCGTLTFRVAGPSGALNSWNATFGGSYDLLRGGWTNPTLAGQLQVTNGSNRFVAQATVNVPGLESQYLELANAGLSGQLDITPRVGIGGDVRYVRTRVGEAVTETLTLNPLNLTFGLGRNERPDAYLTFGLQQTLTFGANLPRTPLQPIVKLTVDRCCWAFQFELNPVQRLARFSLSLPAGGGQSIEFTPEGPRLPGLLSGGTP; the protein is encoded by the coding sequence ATGCGCCGCTCGCTGGCCTTTTCCCTGCTCGCGCTTCTCGGGAGCGCCTTGCTGCCCGCCCTCGCGCGCACCGTCGAGATCGTGTCCGCCGACCGCCTCGAGGTGCGGCGCGACGACGGCCAGGAAATCGTCGTTATCAGCGGCGAGAACGTGCAACTCAAGATCGACCGTGAAAGCATCACGGCGACCCGCGTGGAATTCAACCGGACCAAGCGCACGTTGACGCTCGTCGGGCGCGGCACGTACCGCTCCTTCGTCCAAGACGCCTCGGGCCGCGAAAGCGAACAGGTGCTGAGCGGCGAGAACCTTGTCGTGGACCTTGCCACGCAAGACCTCGCGGGCGAGGACGTCATCGTGTCCACGGCGAACCTCGAGATTCGGGGCGAGGACGTCGAGCGCGTGCCCGGCCAACTCTCCGTGCGCGACGGGTACTTCACGCCGTGCGCGAAGTGCGGTCGGACGCCCAACGATTACGGGGTGCGCGCTCAGCAAGTGTTTTTGTATCCCGGTGACCGCATCGTGGCTTACGGCGCGACCCTGCTGCTCGCCGACGCGCCCGTCGCGTACCTCCCGGCGCTCGTGCTGTTCCTCAACGATCCCGACCGCCAACCGCGCATCAGCTTCGGACAGTCGGACGTGGACGGCTTCACCGCTCGCCTCGACTTGCCCTTTGTGATCGGCACGACCGCGCAAGGCTTCACGTTGCTGCGCTACTACGGCAACCGCACGCCGCGCTTCGGGCTCGGCGTGGACATGACCGCGTACGATTTGCCGCTTGGCTTGCAACGCCTCGATCTCTACGCGCTCGCCAATCCCAAGCCCACGGCGGACAGCGAGGACGGGTACGACATCGACTTCCGCGTGCGCGGACGCGGCCTGCTCGACGCGGACTTCACGAAGAGCGGGGTGTCGTACACCTTCGAGGCGACGCGCTCGGACAGCTTGACGCTCTCGAACGCCACGGTTCCGGCCGACGGCATCGCGAACGTGGACGTCACGGCGAAAGCCGAAGTCGGCGACTTCGACTTCTCCGTCCGCTACCTCGACCGTTTCGGCCCCGAGCCGACGGGCGCGGCCTTGCCGACCGTGCTGCGCCGTCCCGAACTCGACATCCAGTACGACGGGTACAAAGCGGGCGACTTCAGCGCGGACTTCGGTGTGACCGTCGGCAACTACCGAGGCGCCGTCCGCGAAGGTTCTCAGCTCGCGCGCCAAGGCATCTTCAACGTGTCGGCCGGCCGCTTGGCCGAAACGCACACCTTGTCCTTCTCCGCCAAACCCTGGGACGGGACGCAACTCAATCTCTCGAACTCGTACTCGGGTCAGTTCTACTCGACGGGCCAGCGCGTCGTCAGCTACACCGTCGGCGCCGGCCTCACGCAGTCGTTCGGGACGAACTACAGCGCCTCGCTCAACTACGTGTACACGCGCGACGAGGGCGTCGGGCCATTCTCGACGAGCATCTTTCCCTCGTACCCCGTGCGCCGCCTCTCGAGCGTGCTCACCGCGTCGGTCAACGGTCGTCCGACGTCCAACCTCAGCTTCGGCGTGAGCCAAGCGTACGATTTCTTCAAGGAGCGCGACAGCCAGACGCCGACGAGGTTCACCGTGAATCTCACGCCGACGCCCGGCTTTCCCGTCTCGCTGAACGGCACCTTGGAGTACGACGCGTTCGAGCAAAGCGTTCAAAGGTGGACGCTCAACAGCACCATCGGCGGAACGGGCGTGACGAACCGTGGCTTCTCGGTGTCCTTCGACACGGGGTACGACATCCGAGGCGGCTTCTCGCCGCTCAACACGACCCTCGCCTACGTGGCCGACACGGGTGACACGGCGAGCTTCAGGGCGACGTATGACCTCAATGACCACGAACTCGACACCATCCAGACGAAGCTGAAGGCGACGTCGACGTACGACGCCATCCTCAATCCCGTCTCGCTGGACGTGGACCTCACCTTCGGCGTGTCCAATCCGCAGTACACGGGCACGCAAAGCGTGACTTGGCGCGACGTGACCTTCTCGTCGCAGCAAAACTTCCTGCTGCCCGACGCGAAGGTCGAACCGGGTCAGGACAACGCGAACGGCAAGTGCCCGCCGAACGCCTCGTCATCGCTCGAAGGATGCGGCACGCTCACCTTCCGCGTTGCCGGCCCGAGCGGGGCGCTCAACTCCTGGAACGCCACCTTCGGCGGTTCGTACGACCTGCTGCGCGGCGGATGGACGAATCCGACGCTCGCGGGCCAATTGCAAGTCACGAACGGCAGCAATCGCTTCGTCGCGCAAGCGACCGTGAACGTGCCCGGACTCGAGTCGCAGTACCTGGAACTCGCCAACGCGGGCTTGTCGGGGCAACTCGACATCACCCCTCGCGTCGGCATCGGGGGCGACGTGCGATACGTTCGTACGCGCGTCGGTGAAGCCGTGACGGAAACGCTGACGCTCAATCCTCTCAACCTCACCTTCGGCCTCGGGCGCAACGAACGCCCTGACGCGTACCTCACGTTCGGGCTGCAGCAGACCCTCACGTTCGGGGCGAACTTGCCGCGCACGCCCTTGCAACCCATCGTGAAGCTCACGGTGGACCGCTGCTGCTGGGCCTTCCAATTCGAGCTCAATCCCGTGCAACGCCTCGCGCGCTTCTCGCTCTCGCTGCCCGCCGGCGGCGGCCAAAGCATCGAATTCACGCCCGAAGGTCCGCGCCTGCCCGGCCTGCTTTCAGGAGGCACTCCGTGA
- a CDS encoding VOC family protein: MNFGNLHLDHVAIATSDLDVGAAPYVVLGLTPEGPDEEVETQGVRVRAFHVGASLVELLMPTRLDSPIATYLEKRGPGLHHVAFRVPNLEGELARLKAQGAVLLNETPRPGRAGTRVAFLHPRWGGGTLIELVEHPGAAS; the protein is encoded by the coding sequence GTGAATTTCGGGAATTTGCACCTTGATCACGTCGCGATCGCGACGTCGGACCTCGACGTCGGCGCCGCGCCGTACGTCGTCCTCGGCCTCACGCCCGAAGGTCCGGACGAGGAGGTCGAGACGCAAGGCGTACGCGTGCGCGCCTTTCACGTCGGCGCGTCCCTCGTCGAACTCCTCATGCCGACGCGCCTCGACAGCCCGATCGCCACGTACCTCGAAAAGCGAGGCCCGGGCTTGCACCACGTCGCCTTTCGCGTGCCGAACCTCGAAGGTGAACTCGCGCGTCTCAAGGCGCAGGGCGCGGTGCTTCTCAACGAGACGCCTCGCCCGGGCCGCGCGGGGACCCGCGTCGCCTTTCTACATCCGAGGTGGGGCGGCGGCACGCTCATCGAACTCGTCGAGCATCCCGGAGCGGCCTCTTGA
- a CDS encoding VanZ family protein: MKGVWWALALLWMGGIFYFSSQTGDTIGLKPPLDKVAHFAVYTVLSFLLTRATGSWRVGLVLTAFYGAFDEVHQAFVPGREAGLADWWFDLLGGFVGARLGVWRRRSKESVPPQVELSFEG, encoded by the coding sequence TTGAAAGGCGTTTGGTGGGCGCTGGCCCTGCTGTGGATGGGCGGTATCTTCTATTTCTCGTCGCAAACGGGTGACACCATCGGCCTCAAGCCGCCGCTCGACAAAGTCGCTCACTTCGCCGTGTACACCGTGCTGAGCTTTTTGTTGACGCGAGCGACGGGCTCGTGGCGCGTCGGACTCGTCTTGACGGCCTTCTACGGAGCCTTCGACGAGGTGCATCAAGCGTTCGTGCCGGGCCGCGAGGCGGGCCTCGCCGACTGGTGGTTCGATTTGCTCGGCGGGTTCGTCGGAGCGAGGCTCGGCGTGTGGAGGCGGCGCTCGAAGGAGAGCGTTCCGCCTCAAGTGGAACTCAGCTTCGAAGGTTGA
- the csaB gene encoding polysaccharide pyruvyl transferase CsaB, giving the protein MKILVSGYYGFANTGDEALALAISRELRARGHEVDLLSATPNDTARTYGVRSSARMHPLELLKAVTWCDVLLSGGGGLLQDKTSGRTLAYYLAVIRLGKLFRKRVVVFNQSVGPLSESGGRQVKAALRGVPAIVRDAGSVRTLEALGISASLGGDPALLLSAGDVKRDENRVILAPRGGERGATTRLAVLARELRAEGREVVALSFMPSQDDEECRLIGGEIVSTDDPRVALDTIAGAGYVIGVRLHAVILAAAAGVGFAGVSYDPKVAGFCADAGAFHVGTEFDGAAMLRTVRERTSPNWESVAAMKNRAKSSFDFALKR; this is encoded by the coding sequence ATGAAGATCCTCGTCAGTGGCTACTACGGTTTCGCGAATACGGGCGACGAAGCGCTCGCCCTCGCCATCTCCCGCGAGCTTCGCGCGCGCGGACACGAAGTCGACCTCTTGTCGGCCACGCCGAACGACACCGCCCGCACGTACGGCGTGCGGTCCTCGGCGCGTATGCATCCCCTGGAACTCCTGAAGGCCGTGACGTGGTGCGACGTGCTGCTGTCGGGCGGAGGGGGCCTTTTGCAAGACAAGACGAGCGGGCGAACGCTGGCGTACTACCTGGCGGTCATTCGTCTCGGGAAGCTTTTTCGAAAGCGCGTCGTGGTGTTCAACCAAAGCGTGGGACCGCTCAGCGAATCGGGCGGGCGGCAGGTGAAGGCGGCGTTGCGAGGCGTCCCGGCGATCGTGCGCGACGCGGGCAGCGTGCGAACCCTCGAAGCGCTCGGCATTTCGGCGTCGCTCGGCGGCGATCCGGCTTTGCTGCTCTCGGCGGGTGACGTGAAGCGCGACGAGAACCGCGTGATTCTCGCGCCGCGCGGAGGAGAGCGCGGCGCCACGACGCGCCTCGCCGTCCTCGCGCGCGAGTTGCGCGCCGAAGGGCGAGAGGTCGTCGCGCTGAGCTTCATGCCGTCGCAAGACGACGAGGAGTGCCGCCTCATCGGTGGGGAGATCGTGTCGACGGACGATCCGCGCGTCGCCCTCGACACCATCGCGGGCGCGGGGTACGTGATCGGAGTGCGCCTGCACGCGGTAATTTTGGCGGCGGCGGCGGGCGTGGGATTCGCGGGCGTCAGCTACGATCCGAAGGTAGCGGGCTTTTGCGCGGACGCGGGCGCCTTTCATGTCGGCACGGAGTTCGACGGCGCGGCGATGTTGCGAACCGTGCGCGAACGGACCTCGCCGAACTGGGAGAGCGTCGCCGCGATGAAGAACAGGGCGAAGTCCAGCTTCGACTTCGCCCTGAAGCGTTGA
- a CDS encoding DUF5693 family protein codes for MLSSPPSSARFDRLRLILLIALLVSFVPALLLAWNRIQYEQSKRTVTVVMDYSALNSQATELGRDWHDLLREYRSYGVNGVAVFEDVVGDYPRRGAAIIRSGSEIVADDPSASVRPNYTYLTSVKPGVVEALRDRYTYRTEQVTWRGRTWIGWPVDIRGLPAGPDTPLISELQRDGLVLVYRPYDVSSVKLGLFATDWPNVPFIVFNGSNLVANNDPERLKTLEERLGSRVPAVIEASVADQQKGIEDVIRDRPAIRLFAIRPEWQRLLDPEETASKYVLAARERSHRLLYVRPYEREDDTKTFLTSLKAGLGRANIQVGMPQMSEYAPSAALRWLSMIGPILALVLMALSYPLSRLGVAAAALTLVGAAVVNHGAPFGTFALVAAVTFPALGLVMRRNKPTDWLLATLLSVMGALFVAALATDRLAMLGLDPFRGVGLTLVVPLLLFGLSLLPRQDIRKTATDLYNTPMRLGDIAIIMFGLAAIALVVLRRGNTPAVGVSDTEAKVRQALQDSMIRPRTKEIFGHPAGILGLTNFFPPYMSYLLLAGGVVGQSSILNTFSHSHTPLLISLLRTFNGIWVGALIGFVLIPIVSRGLQFFKGQIAERRAPKTGQRI; via the coding sequence GTGTTGTCTTCACCGCCCTCTTCCGCGAGGTTCGACCGGCTGCGGCTGATCCTCCTGATCGCGCTGCTCGTCAGCTTCGTTCCCGCGCTGCTTCTCGCTTGGAATCGCATTCAATACGAGCAGAGCAAGCGGACCGTCACGGTCGTGATGGACTACTCCGCCCTCAACAGCCAGGCGACCGAACTCGGCCGTGACTGGCACGATCTGCTGCGCGAGTACCGCTCGTACGGCGTGAACGGCGTCGCCGTGTTCGAAGACGTCGTCGGGGATTACCCGCGGCGCGGCGCGGCCATCATCCGCTCGGGCTCGGAGATCGTCGCGGACGATCCGAGCGCTTCCGTGCGTCCGAACTACACGTACCTCACGTCGGTGAAGCCGGGCGTCGTGGAAGCGCTGCGCGATCGCTACACGTACCGCACCGAGCAGGTCACGTGGCGCGGGCGCACGTGGATCGGATGGCCCGTGGACATTCGCGGCTTGCCCGCCGGACCCGACACGCCGCTCATCTCCGAGTTGCAGCGCGACGGCCTCGTGCTCGTCTACCGTCCGTACGACGTGTCGAGCGTGAAGCTCGGCCTCTTCGCGACCGATTGGCCGAACGTACCCTTCATCGTCTTCAACGGCTCGAACCTCGTCGCGAACAACGATCCCGAACGCCTCAAGACTTTGGAAGAGCGCCTCGGAAGTCGCGTGCCCGCCGTGATCGAGGCGTCGGTCGCCGATCAGCAAAAAGGCATCGAGGACGTCATTCGCGATCGTCCCGCGATTCGCCTGTTCGCAATTCGTCCGGAGTGGCAAAGGCTGCTCGACCCCGAGGAGACGGCGAGCAAGTACGTCCTCGCGGCGCGCGAGCGCAGCCACCGATTGCTGTACGTCCGGCCGTACGAACGCGAGGACGACACCAAGACGTTCCTGACGTCGCTCAAGGCGGGCTTGGGCCGCGCGAACATCCAAGTGGGGATGCCGCAGATGAGCGAGTACGCTCCGAGCGCGGCCCTGCGTTGGCTATCGATGATCGGGCCGATACTCGCGCTCGTGCTGATGGCGCTGAGCTACCCGCTGTCGCGCCTCGGCGTCGCCGCGGCCGCCTTGACGCTTGTAGGGGCGGCGGTCGTGAACCACGGCGCTCCGTTCGGGACGTTCGCGCTCGTCGCCGCCGTGACCTTCCCGGCGCTCGGCCTCGTGATGCGGCGCAACAAACCCACGGACTGGCTGCTCGCCACGCTTTTGAGCGTCATGGGCGCCTTGTTCGTCGCGGCGCTCGCCACGGACCGACTCGCGATGCTCGGCCTCGATCCGTTCCGCGGCGTCGGCCTCACGCTCGTCGTGCCGCTGTTGCTGTTCGGGTTGTCGCTGCTGCCGCGCCAAGACATTCGCAAGACCGCCACGGACCTTTACAACACGCCGATGCGGCTCGGCGACATCGCCATCATCATGTTCGGCTTGGCCGCCATTGCCCTCGTGGTGCTGCGCCGCGGCAACACCCCGGCGGTCGGCGTGTCCGACACGGAGGCGAAGGTGCGCCAAGCGCTTCAAGACTCCATGATCCGCCCGCGCACGAAGGAGATCTTCGGGCACCCGGCGGGCATCTTGGGCCTCACGAACTTCTTCCCGCCGTACATGTCGTACCTGCTGCTCGCCGGGGGTGTGGTCGGGCAATCGAGCATCCTCAACACCTTCAGCCACTCGCATACGCCGCTGTTGATCTCGCTGCTGCGAACCTTCAACGGAATTTGGGTGGGCGCCCTGATCGGATTCGTGCTGATTCCGATCGTGTCGAGGGGCCTGCAGTTCTTCAAAGGGCAAATCGCCGAGCGCCGAGCGCCGAAGACGGGCCAGCGAATCTGA